Proteins from one Deinococcus sp. AB2017081 genomic window:
- a CDS encoding M24 family metallopeptidase has product MTVADRLEIGRAEHAQRRERLARRLHDAELDTICVFGPVRVAYLTGFHFAATERPIGLVLTGGGDLTMLLPEIEAEHYAHQCPELPAPLTYPEYPGGGSGRHPVTVLADHLRRSGLKRIAADVDGYEHRWGYRGPALSALLEQPVADGLALVDDLRMVKSPAEIALIREACAWGDHAHRMMQDAIAPGVNELVVSHESSLRATREMLAALGERYVPKTREGLPANAMFISGANTAHPHGLHQSVGVQPGDVLVTGAYGVVGGYESELERTMHVGAPTPDFERYFAAMLGAQDVGLAALRPGRTCAEVEAEVRGYIEDTLDMTRLIRHHTGHAFGLEGHEHPFLDLDDHTVIEPGMIFSIEPGLYVPGLAGFRHSDTVLVTGSGSERLSLYPRDLAALLIPV; this is encoded by the coding sequence ATGACCGTGGCTGATCGTCTGGAGATCGGCCGGGCGGAACACGCCCAGCGTCGGGAGCGGCTCGCACGAAGGCTGCACGACGCGGAACTCGACACGATCTGCGTGTTCGGGCCTGTCCGGGTCGCCTACCTCACCGGCTTCCACTTCGCGGCCACCGAGCGGCCCATCGGGCTCGTCCTGACCGGCGGCGGCGACCTGACCATGCTGCTGCCCGAGATCGAGGCCGAGCACTACGCCCACCAGTGCCCGGAACTGCCCGCCCCCCTGACGTATCCCGAGTATCCGGGGGGCGGCAGTGGCCGGCACCCGGTGACCGTGCTGGCCGACCACCTGCGGCGATCGGGCCTGAAGCGGATCGCGGCCGACGTGGACGGCTACGAACACCGCTGGGGCTACCGCGGGCCGGCGCTCTCGGCGCTGCTGGAGCAGCCGGTCGCGGACGGCCTGGCCCTCGTCGACGACCTGCGGATGGTCAAGAGTCCGGCGGAGATCGCCCTGATCCGTGAGGCCTGCGCGTGGGGCGACCACGCCCACCGGATGATGCAGGACGCCATTGCCCCCGGCGTGAATGAACTCGTGGTGTCGCACGAGTCCAGCCTGCGGGCCACCCGCGAGATGCTCGCGGCGCTGGGTGAGCGCTACGTGCCCAAGACCCGCGAGGGCCTCCCGGCCAACGCCATGTTCATCAGCGGCGCGAACACCGCGCATCCACACGGTCTGCACCAGAGCGTGGGCGTCCAGCCGGGTGACGTGCTCGTGACCGGGGCCTACGGCGTCGTGGGCGGCTACGAGAGCGAGCTGGAACGCACCATGCACGTCGGAGCACCGACCCCCGACTTCGAGCGATACTTCGCCGCCATGCTCGGCGCGCAGGACGTGGGCCTCGCCGCACTGCGCCCCGGCCGCACGTGTGCCGAGGTCGAGGCCGAGGTGCGCGGCTACATTGAGGACACCCTGGACATGACGCGCCTGATCCGGCACCACACCGGGCACGCCTTCGGGCTGGAGGGTCACGAGCATCCCTTCCTCGATCTGGACGACCACACCGTCATCGAGCCGGGCATGATCTTCTCTATCGAGCCGGGGCTGTACGTGCCGGGCCTCGCCGGCTTCCGCCACTCCGACACGGTGCTGGTCACAGGCAGCGGTAGTGAGCGCCTCAGCCTGTATCCCCGGGATCTGGCGGCCCTGCTCATTCCGGTGTGA